The following are encoded together in the Triticum dicoccoides isolate Atlit2015 ecotype Zavitan chromosome 6B, WEW_v2.0, whole genome shotgun sequence genome:
- the LOC119325476 gene encoding CASP-like protein 5A2 isoform X1, with protein sequence MALAPRPLATTVFGCRMMAVVLQAAALTCVVLAGNLWFSTFIFLKAILAAELALNAARLIYDAAQVFFQKPLPAFRCEMMGLVAADWVIMLLLFAAGSSSLAVEDFVENNMRRCALLQPGTCERYKAAGVLTLLAWAFTVPVACVMLRLQRIWDEDAAATDA encoded by the exons ATGGCACTCGCACCACGACCACTGGCCACCACAGTTTTCGGCTGCCGGATGATGGCGGTCGTTCTGCAGGCCGCAGCCTTGACTTGCGTTGTGCTCGCAGGCAACCTCTGGTTCTCGACATTCAT ATTCCTCAAGGCTATCCTGGCGGCGGAGCTGGCCTTGAATGCGGCGCGACTGATCTACGACGCGGCGCAGGTCTTCTTCCAGAAACCGCTGCCGGCCTTCCGCTGTGAGATGATGGGGCTTGTCGCCGCTGACTGG GTGATTATGCTCCTCCTTTTCGCTGCTGGGTCGAGCTCCCTCGCTGTGGAGGACTTCGTCGAGAACAACATGAGGCGTTGCGCGTTGCTGCAGCCCGGGACGTGCGAGCGGTACAAGGCCGCCGGCGTACTTACCCTGCTGGCGTGGGCTTTCACTGTCCCGGTGGCCTGCGTTATGCTCCGTCTGCAAAGGATCTGGGATGAAGACGCCGCCGCCACTGATGCATGA
- the LOC119325476 gene encoding uncharacterized protein LOC119325476 isoform X2: MTAETPSRAGAASRRPSPLRQTSTFLKAILAAELALNAARLIYDAAQVFFQKPLPAFRCEMMGLVAADWVIMLLLFAAGSSSLAVEDFVENNMRRCALLQPGTCERYKAAGVLTLLAWAFTVPVACVMLRLQRIWDEDAAATDA; encoded by the exons atgacGGCCGAGACGCCCTCCCGAGCAGGAGCAGCATCCCGGCGGCCGAGCCCCCTCCGCCAAACCTCAAC ATTCCTCAAGGCTATCCTGGCGGCGGAGCTGGCCTTGAATGCGGCGCGACTGATCTACGACGCGGCGCAGGTCTTCTTCCAGAAACCGCTGCCGGCCTTCCGCTGTGAGATGATGGGGCTTGTCGCCGCTGACTGG GTGATTATGCTCCTCCTTTTCGCTGCTGGGTCGAGCTCCCTCGCTGTGGAGGACTTCGTCGAGAACAACATGAGGCGTTGCGCGTTGCTGCAGCCCGGGACGTGCGAGCGGTACAAGGCCGCCGGCGTACTTACCCTGCTGGCGTGGGCTTTCACTGTCCCGGTGGCCTGCGTTATGCTCCGTCTGCAAAGGATCTGGGATGAAGACGCCGCCGCCACTGATGCATGA